One Mycobacterium paraseoulense genomic window, CCGCTATTCCCGAGTCGCGCCGCCACCGTCGAGGCCAGCCCCATGAGCTGGTTGGCCGCGTCGGCCTGCGCCAGCCGCACCGATCCGGCGTGGTCGGCGATGGACAAGGCGGCCATGATGCCCGCCGAGCGCACCGTGGCGTTGTCCAGGCCGACCTGACCCGCCAGCACGATCACGGGCAATCCCCGCGGGCGGGCCGCGTCGGCGAGAAAGCCCACCACCTTGCCGTGCAGCGACTGCTCATCGAAGCGCCCTTCGCCGGTGACGATCAGCTCCGCCGTGTCCAGATCGTCGGCGAGCCGGGTGTGATGGGCGATGATCGCCGCCCCCGACTCGCAGCGGCCGCCCAGGGCCAGCAGCCCGGCGCCGATCCCGCCGGCGGCGGCCGCGCCCGGTTCGGCACTCACGTCGCGTCCGGCGACGGCTTCCAGGATGAGCGCCCACGCCTGCAGGCGGACTTCCAGAGCCGCGACGGTGACCGTGTCCGCGCCCTTCTGCGGCCCGAACACCCTGGCCGCACCCCACGGCCCGAGCAGCGGATATTCGGTGTCGGAGGCGGCGACGAGCTCCACGTTGCCCAGTTGGCGACGGGCGGAATCCAGGCCGCCGAGCTCGGCGATCATGCCCTGCCCGCCGTCGGTGCACGCGCTGCCGCCCAGCCCGATCACGATCCGCGTCGCCCCGGCCCGCATCACCTCGGCGATCAGCTGGCCCACTCCCCTGCTGTGGGCCGCCATCGCGGTCTCCGGGGTGGGCGGACCGCCCAGCAGGGCCAGGCCGCACGCCTGCGCGCACTCCAGGTAGGCGGTCGTCGTCGCGGGGTCGAACAGCCAGTGCGCTTCGACCATGGTGGACAGCGGCCCGGACACCCGCAGGCGCCGCGTCTTGCCCCCCAACCGGCTGGCGAGCACCTCGAGGAAGCCGGGGCCGCCGTCGGACTGCGGGGCGACGATGAACCGGTCGCCCGGACGGGACCGGGTCCACCCCGTCGCGATCGCCGCCGCGGCCTCCACCGCAGTCATGCTGTCGCCATAGCAATCCGGGGCCACCAGGACGAGCATGGCGGGCAGCTGCAGACGGCCGGGAGCGAGGCCAAAGGCAACATCATCCGAGGCCATCGACCCGTCGTCCATCACAGGCAGCCGTTCATCACTGGTAAGAGTAGGGCCAAGTGAGGCGCTGACGCAGGTCTAATAGCGAGGCATTCCAAGCCAATTCCGGGACGGGACATCCGCGAAGTAACCTGGCCTCTGTGAAGTTGATGGGCCGTAAGAAGGGCCAGGACGATCTTGACGGGGGCGCGGCGGCGGTCGACGCCACCGGAGCCGGAGAAGCGACCTCTCGGGGCTCGCGTGGGACGACCCCGAAGGGCCGCCCCACGCCCAAACGCAGCGAAGCGCGGCGCACCGCGCGCAAGGGCCCGGTCGCGCCCGCACCGATGACCGCGGCGGAGGCGCGGGCCCGCCGCAAATCGTTGGCCGGCCCCAAGCTCAGCCGCGAGGAGCGCAAGGCCGACCGGGTGGCCAGCCGCGCGAAGATGGCCAACCGACGCGAGCGCATGATGGCCGGCGACGAGGCATACCTGTTGCCGCGCGACCAGGGCCCGGTCCGGCGCTACGTGCGCGACGTGGTGGATTCCCGGCGCAACCTGCTGGGCCTGTTCATGCCGGCGACGCTGTTCTTGATGTTCGCCATGTTCACCACCCCGCAGCTGCAGCTCTACGTCTCCCCGGCGATGCTGCTGCTGATGGGCGTGATGATGGTCGACGGGCTGCTCCTGGGCCGCAAGGTGAGCAAGCTGGTGGACGCGAAGTTCCCGGAGAACACCGAAACCCGTTGGAAGCTGGGCCTCTACGCCGCCAGCCGGGCGTCGCAGATGCGGCGGTTGCGCACGCCGCGGCCTCAGGTCGGGCGCGGCAGCGATGTCCGTTAGACATCGCCGGAAAGCCGCCTGAGCGAGTGCGCACGCTGGTGCTCGGCGGGATCCGATCGGGCAAATCCCGGTGGGCGGAGGGCGCCATCGCCGAGGCGCTGCCGGCCGGCCGATCGGTGTGTTACCTGGCCCCGGGGCCGACCGGTGCGGACGACGCGGCCTGGGCGGACCGGGTCGCCGAGCACCGCAGCCGCCGCCCGGGGCATTGGTCGACGGTCGAAACCGACGACATCGCAAGCCAACTGCGCGGGTCGCCGGACACCCCGACGCTCGTCGACGACCTGGGCGCCTGGTTGACCGGCACGCTGGACCGCCACGGCGGGTGGGACGGCGGGTCGGTGGCGGCTCCGGTCCGCGACCTGCTCGCCGCGATCGGCTCATTCAGCTCCACGTTGGTGGTCGTGAGCCCGGAGGTCGGGCTGACCGTCGTCCCGGCCACCGCGTCCGGGCGCCGGTTCGCCGACGAACTGGGCGGCCTCAACCAGCGCGTCGCCGACGTCTGCGACCGGGTGGTCCTGGTGGTGGCCGGGCAGGCGGTGCCGATCAAGCCGTCGGGGACCTGATGGACTTCGCCCCGGTATCGCCGCCCGATGCGGGCGTCGCCGCTACGGCCCGCGCCCGCCAGGACACCCTGACCAAGCCAAGGGGAGCGCTGGGCCGCCTCGAGGATCTGTCGGTGTGGCTCGCCTCATGTCAGGGGCATTGCCCGCCAAGGCAATTCGAGCGCGCCCGGGTGGTCGTGTTCGCCGGCGACCACGGGGTCGCCCGGTCCGGGGTATCGGCCTACCCACCGGAGGTGACCGCCCAGATGGTCGCCAACTTCGAAGCCGGCGGAGCGGCGATCAATGTGCTGGCCGAGGTCGCCGGCGCCACGGTGCGCGTCGCGGATGTGGCGGTGGCGGGCGACGCGTTCACGGACCGCATCGGCGCCCACAAGGTGCGGCGCGGCAGCGGCGACATCACCGTCGAGGACGCGCTGACCCATGACGAGACCGTCGCCGCGATCGCCGCGGGCCGGGCCATCGCCGACGAGGAGGTCGACTCCGGCGCCGACCTGCTGATCGCCGGGGACATGGGGATCGGCAACACCACCCCGGCCGCGGTGTTGGTGGCGGCGCTGACGAACGCCGAACCGGTCGCGGTGGTGGGCTTCGGCACCGGGATCGACGACGCCGGATGGGCGCGCAAGACGGCCGCGGTGCGCGATGCCCTGTTCCGGGCGCGGCTGGTGCTGCCCGACCCGGTGGCGCTGCTGCGCTGCGGCGGCGGTGCCGACCTGGCCGCGCTGGCGGGGTTCTGCGCGCAGGCCGCCGTGCGGCGCACCCCGCTGCTGCTCGACGGGATGGCGGTGACGGCCGCCGCGTTGGTCGCCGAACGGCTCGCCCCCGGCGCGCGGCTGTGGTGGCAGGCCGGTCACCGGTCCACCGAGCCGGGCCATGCCCTGGC contains:
- a CDS encoding glycerate kinase family protein produces the protein MLVLVAPDCYGDSMTAVEAAAAIATGWTRSRPGDRFIVAPQSDGGPGFLEVLASRLGGKTRRLRVSGPLSTMVEAHWLFDPATTTAYLECAQACGLALLGGPPTPETAMAAHSRGVGQLIAEVMRAGATRIVIGLGGSACTDGGQGMIAELGGLDSARRQLGNVELVAASDTEYPLLGPWGAARVFGPQKGADTVTVAALEVRLQAWALILEAVAGRDVSAEPGAAAAGGIGAGLLALGGRCESGAAIIAHHTRLADDLDTAELIVTGEGRFDEQSLHGKVVGFLADAARPRGLPVIVLAGQVGLDNATVRSAGIMAALSIADHAGSVRLAQADAANQLMGLASTVAARLGNSGPSRYR
- a CDS encoding DUF3043 domain-containing protein; its protein translation is MKLMGRKKGQDDLDGGAAAVDATGAGEATSRGSRGTTPKGRPTPKRSEARRTARKGPVAPAPMTAAEARARRKSLAGPKLSREERKADRVASRAKMANRRERMMAGDEAYLLPRDQGPVRRYVRDVVDSRRNLLGLFMPATLFLMFAMFTTPQLQLYVSPAMLLLMGVMMVDGLLLGRKVSKLVDAKFPENTETRWKLGLYAASRASQMRRLRTPRPQVGRGSDVR
- a CDS encoding bifunctional adenosylcobinamide kinase/adenosylcobinamide-phosphate guanylyltransferase; translation: MRTLVLGGIRSGKSRWAEGAIAEALPAGRSVCYLAPGPTGADDAAWADRVAEHRSRRPGHWSTVETDDIASQLRGSPDTPTLVDDLGAWLTGTLDRHGGWDGGSVAAPVRDLLAAIGSFSSTLVVVSPEVGLTVVPATASGRRFADELGGLNQRVADVCDRVVLVVAGQAVPIKPSGT
- the cobT gene encoding nicotinate-nucleotide--dimethylbenzimidazole phosphoribosyltransferase — protein: MMDFAPVSPPDAGVAATARARQDTLTKPRGALGRLEDLSVWLASCQGHCPPRQFERARVVVFAGDHGVARSGVSAYPPEVTAQMVANFEAGGAAINVLAEVAGATVRVADVAVAGDAFTDRIGAHKVRRGSGDITVEDALTHDETVAAIAAGRAIADEEVDSGADLLIAGDMGIGNTTPAAVLVAALTNAEPVAVVGFGTGIDDAGWARKTAAVRDALFRARLVLPDPVALLRCGGGADLAALAGFCAQAAVRRTPLLLDGMAVTAAALVAERLAPGARLWWQAGHRSTEPGHALALTDLGLEPILDLRMRLGEGSGAALALPVLRAAVATLSSMATFAQAGVSDRAAPPS